The following coding sequences lie in one Aphis gossypii isolate Hap1 unplaced genomic scaffold, ASM2018417v2 Contig00128, whole genome shotgun sequence genomic window:
- the LOC126553298 gene encoding death-associated inhibitor of apoptosis 1-like isoform X1 has product MNFQQINNSFCSLVSLVRNNAYPTYPEFTTFISRLKTFNLFPLTSSQDKYSLAESGFIYSGKKDIVECFCCGLILHRWEKEDNPWIEHSRWNPKCVFVLLSKGNQFVENVVKKYGSIELGRKNWNHTKKRLIQLIR; this is encoded by the exons atgaattttcaacaaattaacaacagTTTTTGTTCACTTGTTTCGTTAGTACGAAACAATGCATATCCTACATATCCAGAATTCACTACATTTATATCAAGAttgaaaacattcaatttatttccgtTGACTTCATCTCAAGATAAATACTCATTAGCTGAAAgcggttttatatattcagggaaaaaagatattgttgaatgtttttgCTGCGGTCTTATATTGCATCGTTGGGAAAAAGAAGATAATCCATGGATTGAACATTCAAGATGGAATCCgaaatgtgtttttgtattattatcaaaaggaaatcagtttgttgaaaatgtagtaaaaaaatatg GTTCTATcgaattaggtag aaaaaattggAATCATACCAAAAAACGTTTGATACAGCTTATACGTTAA
- the LOC126553298 gene encoding death-associated inhibitor of apoptosis 1-like isoform X2, which yields MNFQQINNSFCSLVSLVRNNAYPTYPEFTTFISRLKTFNLFPLTSSQDKYSLAESGFIYSGKKDIVECFCCGLILHRWEKEDNPWIEHSRWNPKCVFVLLSKGNQFVENVVKKYEKIGIIPKNV from the exons atgaattttcaacaaattaacaacagTTTTTGTTCACTTGTTTCGTTAGTACGAAACAATGCATATCCTACATATCCAGAATTCACTACATTTATATCAAGAttgaaaacattcaatttatttccgtTGACTTCATCTCAAGATAAATACTCATTAGCTGAAAgcggttttatatattcagggaaaaaagatattgttgaatgtttttgCTGCGGTCTTATATTGCATCGTTGGGAAAAAGAAGATAATCCATGGATTGAACATTCAAGATGGAATCCgaaatgtgtttttgtattattatcaaaaggaaatcagtttgttgaaaatgtagtaaaaaaatatg aaaaaattggAATCATACCAAAAAACGTTTGA